One genomic window of Ruminococcus gauvreauii includes the following:
- a CDS encoding MATE family efflux transporter, with product MKEQNKRMELLGSAPIPKALLAMGLPAMIGMMVNALYNLADAYFVGGLGTSQVGAITVTFPLGQVIVGLGLLFGNGAASCISRLLGRGEKADADRIASTALYSSLIVGAVIIILTMIFLTPILKLLGATESILPHALTYAGIYIISSIFSIFNVTMNNIVTSEGVAKTTMCALLTGAVLNIMLDPFFIYVLNLGIIGAAVATAISQAVSTLVYLGYVLTKKSVFSFHFKKCCFSRQALSEILKIGIPTLVFQLLTSLSIALVNLRAGEYGDSVIAGMGIVTRIISMGSLMVFGFMKGFQPIAGYSYGAKNFKRLHEAVRTSIIWSTVFCAVYGIIMAVCSATVISWFTKVDAEMINIGQKALRANGVSFLFFGFYTVYSSLFLALGKAKDGFILGACRQGICFVPIILIFPMIWGIRGVLYAQPTADLISAIIAAAMAVHLHNSFLIKQQ from the coding sequence ATGAAAGAACAGAACAAACGAATGGAACTGCTGGGAAGTGCCCCCATCCCAAAGGCACTTCTGGCAATGGGGCTTCCCGCTATGATCGGCATGATGGTCAATGCATTGTATAACCTCGCGGATGCATACTTTGTCGGGGGACTTGGGACGAGTCAGGTCGGTGCGATTACTGTCACTTTTCCACTTGGGCAGGTGATTGTGGGATTGGGCCTGTTATTCGGAAACGGTGCTGCGTCCTGCATCTCCCGATTATTAGGACGCGGCGAAAAGGCTGACGCCGACCGAATCGCAAGCACAGCCCTGTACAGCAGCCTGATCGTCGGAGCTGTGATCATTATACTTACCATGATCTTCCTGACTCCGATCCTGAAACTCCTGGGCGCAACTGAGAGTATCCTGCCTCACGCGTTAACATATGCGGGAATTTACATCATTTCGTCCATCTTTAGTATCTTTAATGTGACAATGAATAATATCGTGACAAGTGAGGGCGTTGCGAAGACTACGATGTGTGCACTGCTGACAGGCGCCGTTTTGAATATCATGCTGGATCCGTTCTTTATCTATGTTCTTAATCTGGGGATTATAGGTGCAGCAGTCGCCACCGCTATTTCACAGGCAGTCTCCACGCTGGTATACCTTGGTTATGTACTCACAAAAAAAAGTGTCTTCAGCTTCCATTTTAAAAAATGCTGTTTTTCCAGACAAGCATTATCAGAAATTCTGAAAATCGGGATTCCTACACTGGTATTTCAGCTGCTGACAAGTCTGTCGATTGCACTTGTCAATCTGCGTGCAGGAGAATACGGAGATTCTGTCATCGCCGGAATGGGTATCGTGACAAGAATCATATCGATGGGAAGCCTTATGGTATTTGGATTCATGAAAGGCTTCCAGCCAATCGCCGGATACAGCTATGGAGCAAAGAATTTTAAACGCCTGCACGAAGCTGTCAGAACCTCCATCATCTGGTCAACGGTATTCTGCGCCGTCTACGGAATCATCATGGCGGTATGTTCCGCCACAGTCATATCATGGTTTACCAAAGTAGATGCAGAAATGATCAATATCGGTCAAAAAGCACTGAGAGCAAACGGTGTATCCTTCCTGTTTTTTGGTTTTTATACCGTGTATTCCTCGCTTTTCCTTGCACTCGGAAAGGCAAAAGACGGTTTTATCCTGGGTGCATGCAGACAGGGAATCTGCTTCGTCCCTATCATTCTGATTTTTCCTATGATCTGGGGAATCAGAGGTGTTCTTTACGCACAGCCGACTGCTGACCTGATCTCTGCCATAATAGCAGCAGCGATGGCTGTACATCTTCATAACAGTTTTTTGATAAAACAGCAATAA
- a CDS encoding PadR family transcriptional regulator, producing the protein MATIDLIVLGILKKESLSAYDIQKLVEYRNISKWVKISTPSIYKKVIQLEDKGYIKSNTVKEGKMAEKAVYTLTDEGEKRFEKLMLETASKPIRMFLDFNAVIVNLDSLTPEEQRVCLTNIESNVKALKIYMEENIRLKEPVSDIPKTGMAVLHQQYLLAGAIENWIVSLRESFDDQK; encoded by the coding sequence ATGGCAACGATAGATTTGATTGTATTAGGAATATTGAAGAAAGAATCACTGAGTGCCTACGATATTCAAAAACTGGTTGAGTACCGAAATATCTCTAAGTGGGTAAAAATCAGTACACCCTCAATTTATAAGAAAGTGATTCAACTGGAAGATAAGGGATATATCAAAAGTAATACGGTAAAAGAGGGTAAAATGGCGGAGAAGGCGGTCTATACTCTGACGGATGAGGGAGAAAAACGTTTCGAAAAGCTGATGCTGGAGACTGCATCGAAACCGATCCGCATGTTTCTGGATTTCAACGCCGTGATCGTAAATCTGGACAGTCTGACACCTGAGGAACAAAGAGTATGCCTGACGAATATAGAAAGCAACGTAAAAGCGTTAAAAATATACATGGAAGAAAATATACGTCTGAAAGAACCTGTTTCGGACATTCCCAAAACCGGAATGGCTGTGTTACATCAGCAGTATCTGCTGGCAGGGGCAATTGAAAATTGGATCGTATCGCTGAGAGAAAGCTTTGATGATCAGAAATGA
- a CDS encoding TetR/AcrR family transcriptional regulator has protein sequence MACLPKCYSELEREDIIKRLKEEAEKCLVQYGVRHTTVDEIVRRVKIPKGTFYLFYKSKELLLFDVILKQHELIEQQIFRKVSSVDPDSLTADQLTDMLLQIFRIAAEAPILKILNSDELEILARKLPKGVVEEHLGHDSTMFEKLFSMLPVKTGVDAEAFGAAFRAVYMATLHKAEIGEPHYESALRLLIHGLVLQLL, from the coding sequence GTGGCCTGTTTGCCAAAATGTTATTCGGAACTGGAAAGAGAAGATATCATAAAAAGGCTGAAGGAGGAGGCTGAAAAATGCCTCGTTCAATACGGAGTCCGGCATACGACGGTGGATGAGATCGTAAGGCGTGTTAAGATACCCAAAGGGACATTTTATCTCTTTTATAAATCTAAAGAACTGCTGTTGTTTGACGTGATACTGAAACAGCATGAGCTGATTGAGCAGCAGATTTTCCGGAAAGTCAGCAGTGTTGATCCGGACAGTCTTACCGCGGATCAGCTGACGGATATGCTCCTGCAGATATTCAGGATTGCTGCGGAGGCGCCCATTCTGAAGATACTGAATTCTGATGAGTTGGAGATTCTGGCGCGTAAGCTGCCGAAGGGTGTTGTGGAAGAACATCTGGGACATGACAGCACTATGTTTGAAAAATTATTTTCCATGCTTCCTGTAAAAACAGGGGTGGATGCAGAGGCATTCGGCGCGGCATTTCGTGCCGTCTACATGGCGACACTGCATAAGGCAGAAATCGGGGAACCCCATTATGAGAGCGCACTGCGATTACTGATTCACGGGTTAGTCCTGCAGTTACTGTAA
- a CDS encoding ABC transporter ATP-binding protein, protein MIEVKNLFFSYTDQPFISDMDFSVGRGEIFGFLGPSGAGKSTLQKILIGMLPDYQGSVVVNGTECRHRDRRFYENIGVDFEFSTMYEKLSAKENLRFFGSLYKKQGRSIDELLSEVGLDRDGDKRVSEYSKGMKARLNFIKALMHDPALLCLDEPTSGLDPANSRVMKDLIRREKEQGKTILFTTHNMQDAAELCDRVAFIVNGKIMALDSPHNLIMSRGAARVTYTWIDQGEQQADCPLDALSQDKRLQTLIMENRLQSIHSSEPTLNDIFIDITGRTLV, encoded by the coding sequence ATGATCGAAGTAAAGAACCTTTTTTTCAGCTATACCGATCAGCCGTTCATATCGGATATGGATTTTTCTGTCGGAAGGGGAGAAATTTTCGGCTTTTTGGGACCGTCCGGCGCGGGAAAAAGCACGCTGCAGAAAATTTTGATCGGAATGCTCCCGGATTACCAGGGAAGTGTGGTGGTAAACGGGACAGAATGCAGACATCGGGATCGTCGTTTTTATGAGAACATTGGGGTCGACTTTGAATTTTCAACCATGTATGAAAAACTCTCGGCAAAAGAAAACCTCCGCTTTTTCGGTTCTCTGTATAAAAAGCAGGGGCGTTCAATTGATGAACTTCTCTCTGAGGTGGGATTGGATCGGGACGGTGATAAGCGTGTATCGGAATACTCCAAAGGCATGAAGGCACGGCTGAACTTTATAAAGGCCCTGATGCATGATCCTGCGCTGCTCTGCCTCGATGAACCGACAAGCGGACTGGACCCGGCGAACAGCCGTGTCATGAAAGATTTGATCCGCAGGGAAAAAGAACAGGGGAAGACGATTCTGTTCACCACCCATAATATGCAGGACGCAGCAGAGCTGTGTGACAGGGTAGCGTTCATTGTAAATGGCAAAATCATGGCCCTGGACAGCCCTCATAATCTGATCATGTCCAGGGGAGCTGCAAGGGTCACTTATACCTGGATTGATCAGGGAGAACAACAGGCAGACTGTCCGCTCGATGCGCTTTCTCAGGATAAGAGACTGCAGACACTGATCATGGAAAATCGTCTGCAGTCGATTCACAGCAGTGAACCTACGCTGAATGATATTTTCATCGATATAACAGGGAGGACACTGGTATGA
- a CDS encoding fluoroquinolone export ABC transporter permease subunit produces the protein MRLRSLTLWDMRFQLKYGFYFLYTVLTVLYAVVLLAMPESWQEKVAPILIFSDPATMGLFFMGAIILLEKSQRVSLAFAVMPVRAMEYVAAKVLSLCVISMAVAAVLAAAADTGRVSVVLAGTAVSSVIFTLLGIIVSTKISSLNQFILWIMPIELITFLPAVLHILGITSEILQFYPAIICMNMIDGHVPSAVEVLILALMVGVLVCAARSCVLKMWENS, from the coding sequence ATGAGACTCAGGAGCCTGACGTTGTGGGATATGCGTTTTCAGCTCAAATATGGATTTTATTTTCTGTATACGGTTCTGACGGTGCTTTACGCCGTTGTGCTGCTGGCAATGCCGGAATCATGGCAGGAAAAAGTGGCACCGATCCTGATTTTCTCTGATCCGGCGACGATGGGACTGTTCTTTATGGGGGCGATCATTCTGCTGGAAAAAAGTCAGAGAGTCTCATTGGCATTCGCCGTTATGCCGGTTCGTGCGATGGAATATGTAGCTGCCAAAGTACTTTCTCTGTGTGTGATATCAATGGCTGTGGCGGCAGTGCTTGCCGCAGCTGCGGACACGGGCAGGGTATCTGTTGTTCTTGCAGGGACTGCCGTGTCTTCCGTTATTTTTACGCTTCTTGGCATCATTGTGTCGACGAAAATCAGCAGCCTTAATCAGTTCATACTCTGGATAATGCCGATTGAGCTTATCACCTTTCTTCCGGCAGTTCTCCATATATTGGGGATCACATCTGAAATATTGCAGTTCTATCCTGCGATTATCTGTATGAATATGATTGACGGACATGTGCCATCAGCAGTGGAAGTACTGATCCTTGCACTTATGGTCGGGGTACTCGTGTGTGCGGCGCGCAGCTGTGTACTGAAAATGTGGGAAAATTCATGA
- the nrdJ gene encoding ribonucleoside-triphosphate reductase, adenosylcobalamin-dependent: MNVRKRSGKVVPFNEDFISRAIALASAAAGEMDQTMVKEATELTVSRLKDMGTDILDIEKIQDTVEETLFEQKYYKTAKAYILYRIEKDKERAGGSWEDGLLDREFLSTYKHAPNPMEQLGSFVYTRTYSRYLPKFGRREFWWETVRRAVEYNCSLAPTSKDEARKLYDNIYHLRQFLSGRTLWVGNTPVADAYPMANYNCAFEVIDDFGAYHDLFYLLMVGSGVGVRVLKEDAEKLPKIRTDIEILHKAYDGCPPRDRLEFTDLTFTKDTAVLSIGDSKEGWAQALSHYFDILSNHEYSKIREIVVNYDSIRPRGERLKTFGGTASGHESMMAMLGKIHKVIRAAGDRDKAPRTQLQPIDLLDIANIIGENVVSGGVRRTSEIGLIDADDQVCIKAKSNLYRQINGRWELDQSLAHRQMSNNSIYYKKKPTREQLHWHMQQMRYSGEPGWINEEAGKKRRPNFNGCNPCGEVLMDSHGLCNLTTLNVMGFVRDGKLDEQALLEAQRLSARAGYRMTCRELEIHRWDSVQKRDRLLGCSMTGWQDMVNATGMPVEKQMELLDKLRREAHEAAEQLADRLGTGRPLLVTTVKPEGTLSLLPTVSSGVHYSHSPYYIRRVRINAADPLCRVCEELGYPVLPEVGQNPENPTTKVVEFPVKAPAGKVKADVSAVEQLETYKMFMEHYVDHNCSVTIHVRENEWDDTEQWVWDNWDDVVALSFLSYDDSFYELLPYEAITKEEYDARKTAMRPFNPSLLTRYEYEESDFDIGDSDCSTGACPVR, encoded by the coding sequence ATGAACGTAAGAAAGCGAAGTGGAAAGGTTGTACCTTTTAACGAGGATTTTATATCGAGAGCGATTGCACTTGCTTCGGCCGCGGCGGGAGAGATGGACCAGACTATGGTAAAAGAAGCCACTGAGCTTACGGTAAGCAGGCTGAAAGACATGGGGACGGACATTCTGGATATTGAAAAAATCCAGGATACGGTGGAGGAAACGCTGTTTGAGCAGAAATACTACAAAACGGCAAAGGCATATATTCTATACCGGATAGAGAAGGATAAAGAACGTGCCGGCGGGAGCTGGGAAGACGGACTCCTAGACAGAGAATTTCTGAGTACTTATAAACATGCACCGAATCCCATGGAACAACTTGGATCTTTCGTCTATACCCGTACCTATTCCAGGTATCTGCCTAAGTTTGGCCGGCGTGAATTCTGGTGGGAGACGGTGCGCCGCGCCGTGGAGTATAACTGCTCATTGGCGCCAACTTCAAAGGACGAGGCCAGGAAGCTGTATGATAACATTTATCACCTGCGTCAGTTTTTATCAGGGCGGACACTCTGGGTGGGAAATACCCCGGTGGCAGACGCCTATCCCATGGCAAATTACAACTGTGCATTTGAGGTGATTGATGACTTTGGAGCTTATCATGATCTGTTTTATCTGCTGATGGTGGGCAGCGGCGTGGGAGTGAGGGTATTGAAAGAAGATGCCGAAAAACTTCCTAAGATCCGAACGGATATCGAGATCCTGCACAAAGCATACGACGGATGCCCGCCTCGGGACCGACTGGAATTTACAGATCTGACCTTCACGAAGGACACTGCAGTTCTGTCTATCGGAGATTCCAAAGAGGGTTGGGCCCAGGCTCTGAGTCATTATTTTGATATATTGAGCAATCATGAGTACAGTAAGATACGGGAAATTGTGGTAAATTATGATTCGATCCGTCCCAGAGGTGAAAGACTGAAAACCTTCGGGGGGACAGCCAGCGGACATGAATCTATGATGGCCATGCTGGGGAAAATACACAAAGTGATACGGGCGGCAGGAGACAGAGACAAGGCACCGCGGACGCAGCTGCAGCCCATCGATCTGCTGGATATCGCCAACATTATCGGTGAAAATGTCGTCTCCGGGGGCGTACGCAGGACGTCGGAGATCGGCCTGATCGATGCAGATGATCAGGTGTGTATCAAGGCAAAGAGCAATCTGTACCGTCAGATCAACGGACGGTGGGAGCTGGACCAGTCCCTCGCTCACAGACAGATGAGCAACAACTCAATCTATTATAAGAAAAAACCGACCAGAGAACAGCTTCACTGGCATATGCAGCAGATGCGTTATTCCGGGGAGCCGGGATGGATCAATGAGGAGGCCGGAAAGAAGCGCCGGCCGAATTTTAACGGATGCAACCCGTGCGGGGAAGTACTGATGGACAGCCACGGACTCTGTAATCTGACAACGCTCAACGTCATGGGATTTGTTCGGGATGGCAAGCTGGATGAGCAGGCATTGCTGGAGGCGCAGAGGCTGTCAGCCAGGGCCGGATACCGCATGACCTGCCGTGAACTGGAGATACACCGCTGGGATTCCGTACAGAAAAGAGACCGCCTTTTAGGCTGTTCAATGACCGGGTGGCAGGATATGGTCAATGCGACCGGTATGCCTGTGGAAAAGCAAATGGAGCTTCTTGACAAACTGCGCAGGGAGGCTCACGAAGCGGCGGAACAACTCGCAGACAGATTGGGCACAGGAAGACCGCTGCTGGTGACAACCGTCAAGCCCGAGGGGACACTGTCCCTGCTGCCGACAGTCTCGAGCGGGGTTCATTATTCACATTCTCCCTATTATATCCGGAGGGTGCGCATTAATGCGGCAGATCCTTTGTGCCGGGTATGTGAAGAACTGGGGTATCCGGTTCTGCCTGAGGTGGGGCAGAATCCTGAGAACCCGACGACCAAGGTTGTGGAATTTCCGGTAAAGGCACCAGCCGGCAAAGTGAAAGCGGATGTATCGGCTGTAGAGCAGCTGGAAACGTATAAAATGTTCATGGAGCATTATGTGGACCATAACTGTTCTGTCACGATCCACGTGCGGGAAAATGAGTGGGACGATACGGAACAGTGGGTGTGGGATAACTGGGACGATGTGGTTGCTCTTTCATTTTTAAGCTATGATGACAGTTTCTATGAATTATTGCCATACGAAGCCATTACGAAAGAGGAGTACGACGCACGCAAGACGGCCATGAGACCGTTTAATCCATCACTTCTTACAAGGTATGAGTACGAAGAATCGGATTTTGACATTGGAGACTCTGACTGTTCGACTGGGGCGTGTCCGGTCAGATAG
- a CDS encoding sporulation initiation factor Spo0A C-terminal domain-containing protein has translation MPLKDIILLIQSVSGHPCHKSYYHLALAVYYCCDFQIYHGFCLDRQIYPLISDETELPVKSISRSISRAVCDCWDYGNREKLDQIASRHLTEKPTPKEFIVYLCSYLMGFSADLMI, from the coding sequence ATGCCACTAAAAGATATTATATTACTCATTCAGTCAGTATCTGGACACCCATGTCATAAAAGCTATTATCATTTAGCTCTGGCGGTGTATTATTGCTGCGATTTTCAGATATATCATGGGTTTTGCCTTGATCGTCAGATTTATCCATTAATATCTGACGAAACTGAACTTCCGGTTAAATCGATTTCACGCAGTATTTCCAGGGCTGTTTGTGACTGCTGGGATTACGGTAACCGCGAGAAACTGGACCAAATCGCCAGCCGTCATTTAACCGAAAAGCCCACTCCAAAAGAGTTTATTGTTTATCTCTGCAGTTATCTGATGGGATTTTCTGCGGATCTGATGATCTGA
- a CDS encoding peptidoglycan-binding protein: MGRDITKCHPRLQELAAELKAECTRQGYQIAIGESFRSVAEQDALYAQGRTKPGQIVTNAPGSSYSSMHQWGVAFDFYRNDGTGAYNESGNFFEHVGAIGKSLGLEWGGDWTSPVDRPHFQLPDWGSTPSRLKSKYGNVTSFMKTWGNAGGNIPAPSQDNWVLRLQQELVRQGYNPGKVDGIAGPNTLNGCPTVRKGASGGITRLIQEKLSNVYKIGIGTSGADGIFGKDTEAAVMEFQKQKGLSIDGIVGKKTWRALLDL; the protein is encoded by the coding sequence ATGGGCAGAGATATAACGAAATGTCATCCTCGCCTGCAGGAGCTTGCTGCTGAATTAAAAGCAGAGTGTACCAGACAGGGGTATCAGATAGCAATAGGTGAGAGTTTTCGGAGTGTGGCGGAGCAGGATGCGCTGTACGCTCAGGGGAGGACAAAACCGGGTCAGATCGTAACAAATGCGCCGGGCAGTTCCTACAGTTCCATGCATCAGTGGGGGGTAGCATTTGATTTTTACAGAAATGATGGAACAGGAGCGTACAATGAAAGCGGAAACTTTTTTGAACATGTAGGTGCAATCGGAAAATCTCTTGGACTGGAATGGGGAGGAGACTGGACTTCACCGGTGGACCGTCCGCATTTTCAGCTCCCGGACTGGGGCAGTACGCCGTCACGGCTGAAAAGTAAATATGGAAATGTCACTTCTTTTATGAAAACCTGGGGGAATGCCGGCGGAAACATTCCGGCACCGTCGCAGGATAACTGGGTGCTGCGTTTGCAGCAGGAGCTGGTGAGACAGGGATATAATCCTGGTAAGGTGGATGGGATCGCAGGACCGAATACACTGAATGGCTGTCCCACAGTGCGCAAAGGGGCAAGCGGTGGTATAACCAGGCTGATTCAGGAGAAACTGTCTAATGTATATAAAATTGGAATCGGGACTTCCGGAGCGGACGGAATCTTCGGGAAAGATACGGAAGCGGCTGTTATGGAATTTCAAAAGCAAAAGGGTCTGTCAATTGACGGCATTGTAGGCAAAAAGACCTGGCGCGCGCTGCTGGATCTTTAA
- the ispF gene encoding 2-C-methyl-D-erythritol 2,4-cyclodiphosphate synthase yields MRVGMGYDVHRLEEGRKLILGGVEIPYEKGLLGHSDADVVVHAIMDALLGAAALRDIGTHFPDTDPQYCGVSSIMLLEKVGKLLEEERYIINNIDATIIAQKPKLMPYIGQMAENVARALNLEANQVNIKATTEEGLGFTGQMEGISSQAICSLIPVLELADEDRMSARPCEGCCGCVKDK; encoded by the coding sequence ATGAGAGTAGGAATGGGATATGATGTACACCGGCTGGAGGAAGGACGGAAACTGATCCTGGGAGGCGTTGAAATTCCATATGAGAAAGGCCTGCTGGGACATTCGGATGCAGATGTGGTGGTACATGCCATTATGGATGCACTTTTGGGAGCTGCTGCGCTGCGTGATATCGGAACTCATTTTCCGGATACTGATCCGCAGTACTGTGGTGTTTCCAGCATTATGCTCCTGGAAAAAGTAGGGAAACTGCTGGAGGAAGAGCGGTATATCATTAATAATATTGATGCGACCATCATTGCGCAGAAGCCAAAGCTGATGCCGTATATCGGACAGATGGCAGAAAATGTGGCGCGGGCGCTGAATCTTGAAGCAAATCAGGTGAATATAAAAGCCACGACAGAGGAAGGACTTGGTTTTACCGGACAGATGGAAGGAATTTCATCTCAGGCAATCTGCTCTCTGATACCGGTGCTTGAGCTGGCTGATGAGGACAGGATGAGCGCCAGGCCATGTGAGGGCTGCTGCGGCTGTGTAAAAGATAAATAA